In bacterium, the genomic window GAACGGCTCTCCCCAATCCTTCAAGGTAACCATGATCTTTCTCGTTGTGGCTGTAATACCGATCTCGATCTTGCCGGGCTTGTTTTTGTATGCGTGCCGGCTGATATTCATATATGCCTCTTCGACCGCAGTGATAACATGCATAACGGTTTGGCGGTCAATACCGTCATGACCGCAGGCACGGGCAACACTTGCCCTCAATTTTTTTATACTACTGATGTTTTGGTTCGCAGAA contains:
- a CDS encoding ATP-binding protein, encoding MSVVKFTFSANQNISSIKKLRASVARACGHDGIDRQTVMHVITAVEEAYMNISRHAYKNKPGKIEIGITATTRKIMVTLKDWGEPFEPTRVQKRTLEELIEKKIEGGLGMIMMERLVDKVRFRRVDGYNEIILVKNLAKNGKNGKRR